The following proteins are co-located in the Paludibaculum fermentans genome:
- a CDS encoding lmo0937 family membrane protein, with amino-acid sequence MLWTIFVVLLVLWLLGMVTSYTLYGFIHILLVLALVSLLIGIINGRRAL; translated from the coding sequence ATGTTATGGACGATTTTTGTAGTTCTGTTGGTTCTTTGGCTATTGGGCATGGTGACGTCGTACACGTTGTACGGCTTCATCCACATCCTGCTGGTACTCGCGCTGGTCAGCCTGCTGATCGGCATTATCAACGGACGTAGAGCACTCTAG
- a CDS encoding YtxH domain-containing protein, with product MNRDSILAAMVGLGVGAGLALLFAPESGHHLRGRLAHRARGQARRLKHQAEELQETAANLVEQGREQALKQRDGIVNAVEAGKRAYLKTV from the coding sequence TGGTTGGTTTGGGAGTGGGCGCTGGCCTGGCTCTGCTCTTCGCGCCGGAATCGGGCCATCATCTGCGCGGGCGGCTTGCCCACCGCGCCCGCGGCCAGGCGCGCCGCCTGAAGCACCAGGCCGAAGAGCTGCAGGAGACAGCGGCCAATCTCGTTGAGCAAGGCCGGGAGCAGGCGTTGAAGCAGCGTGACGGGATCGTCAATGCTGTGGAAGCCGGCAAACGAGCCTACCTGAAAACTGTTTAA